Genomic window (Acidobacteriota bacterium):
GTGTGGAAGTTGTGGTGGGCCTCGTCGATGAGCACCCGCGGTCCTTTCCCCGTTTCGAAGGCCGGTTGGGGGAGGGGCGGCCGGAAGGCGGTGTCTGCCACCTGCTGGCCCGCAGCAACGGAAAAAGCGAGGGGCAGAAGGAAGGAAAACAAAAGGTTCCTGGAATGGGGGCGAGGGAACATCGCTGGATTCCTCCTCGGTGATGATGGGCCCGGCAGGGCGGCCGGCCGTAAAAACAACCGAGCCGTTTCAGCCTCTCAAACCTACGAGAAAAGGGGCGGGTTTGTTGCTGCAGAAGGGCGCCGGTCCCCGGAGAAAAGACCAAAAGGACCTAAAGGACTCAAAGGACCAAATAGAGCTTCGACTCATCCTTTGGGTTGTTTTGGTCCTTTTGGTCCTTTTGGTCCTTTCGTCCTTTCCTGGCAGGCGTCTCCCCCTCCGCCTCCGCCTCCGCCTCCGCCTCCGCCTCCGCCTCCGTCTCTTCTTCAGGGCTTGCCGCTGCGACCGCTTCGATGTTGAATCCGGACGGGGCGGCGTGTATCCTGAAAATCGCGCCCGATCCCTCGCCGGAGAGACCACCGTGAAACACACCGCCCCGACAGACGTCTCCGAGGATGACCTCGTCGCCTGGATCCAGGGTCTGGACCGGGCGGAAGACCCCTTCGTCCGCCTGGGCATCGGCGACGACGCCGCCCTGTGCCGGCCCCGGGCGGGGTGGGAGCTGGCGGTCACCACCGACCTCCTGGTGGAGGGGCGGCATTTCCGCTTCGGCACCGCCTCCCCGGAGGACGTGGGCTGGAAGACCGCCGCGTCCAACCTGAGCGACCTCGCCGCCATGGGCGCCGACCCCGTGGCCTTCTTCCTCGGGGCGGCGTTCCCCCCCGACCGGGGGCCTCGGTTTCAACGGCTCATGGCAGGGCTGGCCGCCTGCCTGAAGGCTTTCGGCGCCCCCCTGGCCGGGGGGGACCTCTCCGCCGCGGGCCGGTTCTGCCTCTGCGGCACCGCCATTGGTGAAGTCCCGGCGGGGTCCGCCCTCCGGCGGGACGGCGCCCGCCCCGGCGACGTGATCGCGGTTTCCGGGTGCCCGGGCCTGTCCGGGGCCGGGCTGCGGCTGCTCCGGGCCGGCTGGCGCCTGAGGGGCGGGAAGGCCCGCACCACCGGCGCCGCCGACACCGTTCCGGAACCCGTGGCGGCCGATCCCACCGCCGTTCACCACTGCCTCGCGGCGCACCTCCGCCCCGTCCCCCGCCTCTCCCTCGGGCGCTACCTGCGCGAGGACGGCGGGGTGAGCGCCGCCATGGACCTCAGCGACGGGATCGCCGCCGACCTGCCCCGGATCGGCCGGCGCAGCGGGGTGGCCGCCCGCCTGGATGCGGGGAGCCTGGACGCCCTCGTCCGCCGAAACCCCTGCCTCACCCTGGCGGATGTCCTGGGCGGCGGCGAGGACTACGAGTTGCTCTTCACCGCCCCACCGGCGTGCTGGGAACGGCTGATCCTCACCGCGGCGTGCCGCCCCGGCCTCCCCCCGCTGACCGCCGTGGGAACGGTGGTAAAAGGAACACCGGGCGAGGTCCTCCTGCGGGAGGGCCGCCGCACCCACCCCCTCCCCGTCGCCGGCTTCGACCACTTCCGGCCGGCACGCTGATTACAAATCCTTACAATTCAATACAAAAAAGAGCCATTATCCCGGCGGGGGGCATGATATCGTTACACTTCGGGTCGATGACGACGTGCAAGAAGACAGGAGTCAGGAGACCGAATGCGGAGGGGAACGCCTGTTTCCATCCCCACAGAATCTCGAAGGTAACCCCCGGATGTCGGCACCGTCCTTTATCCTTCTACCGGCTCCTGAATTCAGACTCCTGCCTCCTTCGTCAGCCTCCCGTATCTCTCTTCCGGAGTTCGCCCCGTGCCCATCGCTTCCGAACCCGTGGCCGGCCTCGCGTCGGGGATTTTCAACCCCTCGGCGGGCGAGGCCATCTTCCGGCTGGACACCCTCGACTACACCATCCTGGGGATCTACTTCGGCGTCCTGCTGGTGATGAGCCTCTTCGGCCTGAGAAAGTACTACTACATCTACCTTTACCGCAAGAACCGCAACGTCTACTTCGAGCCGGCCGCCCGGTTCGAGGAACTGCCCGTCGTGACGGTGCAGCTCCCCATGTACAACGAGAAGTACGTGGGCGCTCGGCTGCTGGAGTCCGTCTGCCAGTTCGACTACCCCAAGGACCGCCTCCACATCCAGGTCCTGGACGACTCCACCGACGACACCGTGGAGATCATGCACAAGGCGACCCTCTTCTGGCGCGAGCGGGGCTTCGACGTCGACTACGTGCACCGCACGGACCGGACCGGCTTCAAGGCCGGCGCCCTCGAAAACGGCAACCGAACCGCCAAAGGCGGCATCGTGGCTATCTTCGACGCCGACTTCCTGCCGCCCTCCGATTTCCTTCAGAAGACCGTCCACTACTTCACCGACCCCAGGGTAGCCATCGTTCAGACGCGGTGGGGGCACATCAACGCCCGCCAGTCGCTGCTGACCCGGGTCCAGGCCATCTTCCTGGACGGCCACTTCATGATGGAGAGCTTCCCCCGGAGCCGGGGCGGCAAGTTCGTGAACTTCAACGGGACCGCCGGTCTCTGGCGCAAGTGCGCCATCGACGACGCCGGCGGCTGGCAGCACGACACCATCACCGAGGACCTGGACCTGAGCCTGCGCGCCCAGCTCAAGGGCTGGAAGTACGTCTACCTGCCCGAGATCGAGACCCCCGCCGAACTGCCCGCCGAGATGAACGCCTACAAGAACCAGCAGAACCGCTGGGCCAAGGGCTCCACGCAGGTCTGCCTCAAGCTGCTCCCCACCATCCTGCGCGCGCCCATCCCGCGCCACGTCAAAACCGAGGCCTTTTTCCACCTGGCGTCCAACTTCGTCTACCCGCTGATGACGGTGCTGGCGCTGCTGCTTCTCCCCGCCATGATCGTGCGCGCCAACGCCGGCGAGCACCTCAAGTACCTCATGGACGTGCCCATCTTCCTGGCGTCCACCCTGAGCGTGGTCCTCTTCTACGTGGAGAGCCAGAAGGCGCTCTACCGGGACTGGAAGAAACGGTCTCTCCTCCTCCCCTTCCTCATGGCGGTGGGAATCGGGATCTCGGTGACCAACGGGAAGGCGGTCATCGAGGCGATCTTCGGGTACCGTAACGAGTTCGTCCGGACCCCCAAGTACAGCCTCTCGGAGAACGGCGGCCGCGACTGGCGCCGGCGCGTGCGCACCTACCGGGGAAAGATCGGTGTCTGGCCCCTGGTGGAGATCGGGCTGGGCGCCTTCTTCCTCTACGTCCTGGGCTACTCCCTCAGCATCGGGTGCTGGATGGTCCTCCCCTTCCTGACCCTCTTCATCGTGGGGTACTTCTACACGGGCTTCGGCTCCCTGCTGCACGGCCTGCTCAAGTTCGACTTCGTGAACGTGCAGTGGCGGCGCATCCGGTCCCGGATGGGGGAAGAGGCGTGACGAAGGGGACGGCCCGCCCGTGACAACGACCTGCGACCTCCCTTTCCCGGCGCCCCTGGAACCCGCGCGGTTCGTGCGGCGGGAGAACCGCTTCCTCGTCACCGTGGAACGGGGCGGGAGCGCGTTCTCCGCCCACCTGCACGACCCGGGGCGCCTCCGGGAGATCCTGGCGCCCGGTGTCGAGCTGTACCTGCGGGCGGACCCGGCCCCCGGCCGGAAGACCGCCCACACCGTGGTGCTGGCGCGTCACGCCGGCGTCCTGGTGGGGATCAACTCCGCCCTGCCCAACGCCCTGGTGGAGGCCTGCCTCCGCGCGGGGCGCCTCCACGAGTTCCGGGACTACAACCTGGGCGCCCGGGAGAAGCGGCTCCCGGGCGGTGGGCGGGTGGACTTCCACCTCCTGACGGCGGGCATCGACATCTACCTGGAGGTGAAGGGGGCGAGCCTGGTGCGGGACGGCGTCGCGTTCTTCCCCGACGCCCCCACCACCCGCGGGACCCGCCAACTCGGCGACCTCATGGCCATCGCCGGGAAGGGGGTCTGCGGCACCGTCTTCTTCCTGGTGCAGCGGGAGGACGCGAGCGGGCTGCGCCCCAACGACGAGACCGACCCGGCCTTCGCCGCCGCCCTCCGCCTGGCCTTCCGAAAGGGGCTGGAGATCCTGGCGTACACCAGCCGCCCCTCCCGCGACGGCCTCTCCCTCGGCCGCCGCATCCCGGTCATCCTGTAGCCGGCGCCTCGCGGCATCGGTTGGGATTTCCTCCCCGCCGGCTACCGGTTGAAATCCCCGGCGGCTTCCGGTTGGTAGAGCATTTCGAGGACCTTGAAGCGGCGGGTCCCGGCGGGTACGGACCAGGAGATGACGTCGCCCACCTTGTACCCCAGCAGGGCCGTGCCGACGGGCGCCAGGACCGAGATCCGCTGCCGGTCGATGTCCGCCTCCGCGGGATAAGCGAGGGTAAGGACCATTTCTTCACCGGAGTGCAGGTCCTGGATGCGGACGCGGGAGTTCATGGTGATCACCTCAGGGGGGACCTCGCTGGAGGCGACGATCTTCGCCCGTCTCAGCTCGTCCTGGAGTTCCCCGAGATGCCGCTGGTCGCGGCCGCTGGTTTGCTCGAATTCCAGGATCATCCGTTTCAGTCTCATCAGGTCGACCTGGGTGATGTGAATCCTTCTGCGGCTCATCGGGGCCTCCTCTTGAAAAAAAGCGGCAACGACACTCGATTATAGCAGGAAAATCGGCACGAACTTGACGTCCCGGGTGAAATCGAAGAACGACCGGGTGACCACCCAGCTCCGCCGGACGTCCAGCTGCCCCCGGTATTTCTTCCGAAACTCCGGCAGTGCCCGGGGGACCGTTCGCTGGTCCCCCGGCCGGATCTTGACGAGGGTCAGTGCGCCCTGATCTTCACGGACGAACTCGATCGCCGTCCGCTCCATGGTCCGGTAGAAGAAGAGCCGGGCTCCGGGGGGGGCGCCGCCGAGAAGGCGATTGCAGACGTAGGTCTCGAACAGAACCGAGGCGTCGGTCCGCAGGGCGAGGGGGTCGAAATTCATGAGGTGCAGGTTGCGGATTCCGGCATCCCTGAAATAGACCTTGTGCGTCCGGGAGATCTCCTTGTCCCGCCGGCGGAAGAACGGCGGCAGCGGCCGGGTGATGAAGGTCTGCTCGAGGAGGGCGAGGTATTTCCTGACGGTGACGCGCGACAGGCC
Coding sequences:
- the rnk gene encoding nucleoside diphosphate kinase regulator, whose translation is MSRRRIHITQVDLMRLKRMILEFEQTSGRDQRHLGELQDELRRAKIVASSEVPPEVITMNSRVRIQDLHSGEEMVLTLAYPAEADIDRQRISVLAPVGTALLGYKVGDVISWSVPAGTRRFKVLEMLYQPEAAGDFNR
- the thiL gene encoding thiamine-phosphate kinase; this encodes MQGLDRAEDPFVRLGIGDDAALCRPRAGWELAVTTDLLVEGRHFRFGTASPEDVGWKTAASNLSDLAAMGADPVAFFLGAAFPPDRGPRFQRLMAGLAACLKAFGAPLAGGDLSAAGRFCLCGTAIGEVPAGSALRRDGARPGDVIAVSGCPGLSGAGLRLLRAGWRLRGGKARTTGAADTVPEPVAADPTAVHHCLAAHLRPVPRLSLGRYLREDGGVSAAMDLSDGIAADLPRIGRRSGVAARLDAGSLDALVRRNPCLTLADVLGGGEDYELLFTAPPACWERLILTAACRPGLPPLTAVGTVVKGTPGEVLLREGRRTHPLPVAGFDHFRPAR
- a CDS encoding glycosyltransferase family 2 protein: MDTLDYTILGIYFGVLLVMSLFGLRKYYYIYLYRKNRNVYFEPAARFEELPVVTVQLPMYNEKYVGARLLESVCQFDYPKDRLHIQVLDDSTDDTVEIMHKATLFWRERGFDVDYVHRTDRTGFKAGALENGNRTAKGGIVAIFDADFLPPSDFLQKTVHYFTDPRVAIVQTRWGHINARQSLLTRVQAIFLDGHFMMESFPRSRGGKFVNFNGTAGLWRKCAIDDAGGWQHDTITEDLDLSLRAQLKGWKYVYLPEIETPAELPAEMNAYKNQQNRWAKGSTQVCLKLLPTILRAPIPRHVKTEAFFHLASNFVYPLMTVLALLLLPAMIVRANAGEHLKYLMDVPIFLASTLSVVLFYVESQKALYRDWKKRSLLLPFLMAVGIGISVTNGKAVIEAIFGYRNEFVRTPKYSLSENGGRDWRRRVRTYRGKIGVWPLVEIGLGAFFLYVLGYSLSIGCWMVLPFLTLFIVGYFYTGFGSLLHGLLKFDFVNVQWRRIRSRMGEEA
- the sfsA gene encoding DNA/RNA nuclease SfsA, which codes for MTTTCDLPFPAPLEPARFVRRENRFLVTVERGGSAFSAHLHDPGRLREILAPGVELYLRADPAPGRKTAHTVVLARHAGVLVGINSALPNALVEACLRAGRLHEFRDYNLGAREKRLPGGGRVDFHLLTAGIDIYLEVKGASLVRDGVAFFPDAPTTRGTRQLGDLMAIAGKGVCGTVFFLVQREDASGLRPNDETDPAFAAALRLAFRKGLEILAYTSRPSRDGLSLGRRIPVIL